The DNA region CACGAATCGCTTCGGCTGGGTCACCGTCCCAGGCAGCGACGTACAGCGCGCTGTTTGAGGCATCCAGCCCGAAGTACTGGGAGACGACGTAGACCACACTCTCGGCTTCCACCTCGCGTTTCTTCCGTTCCCCGTGGTCGTCGACGTCGAAGTGCAGGAGAGCGTGTGCGTACTCGTGAGCAAGCACACTCGCGACCTGTGCTTCGTTCTCTACGTCTTTCACCTCGACGAGCAGCGAGCAGTCGTAGGCACTTCGGTCGGTACAGATTCCATCAGCAGTTCCATGTTCCCAGTCGTCAGTAGGAACGATGTTTGCACGGACACCGAGGCTCGTTGCGGCGTTGAGTAGAGCGTCAAGGAGTTCCTCCTCGTCTCCGTCACCCCTTGCTTCAGTATCGAGTTCAGGGAGTGGTTCACCGTCTGTCTGGGAGACGTCGAACACGGGAACGGGCCTGAACCCCACTAGACCATCGTCCCACTCGTCTGCCGGCGTTTCGTCGTACTCACAGTCGCTACTGTCGTGGTATGACGCTGAATTTCCACAGGCGGGGCACTTGCTCGTGATGATGGGCGCCCAGATCCAGATAGCGGACTCGCCTTCCTGGACGTAGCGGTCGAACTCTTTCACCCAGGTGTTGTAGCCAGCGACCTTCGTCGCGTGGGGACACTGGTGCTTGATGAGCAGCGTGTTCCGGTAGGAGTAGTCGTGGAAGTGCGATTGGACGTCCAACCACTCCTGCAGTTCCGCACTTGCTCGTGCTTCGTCCGAGAGTTCGGCGAACTGTTCGACCCACGCTTCCAGCGAGCCGTGCATCTCGTCGCGACGGGTGTCGGACTCGCCGAACTGC from Haloarchaeobius amylolyticus includes:
- a CDS encoding DUF955 domain-containing protein, with the protein product MDSYQTEASGGSTEDQETTHRQFGESDTRRDEMHGSLEAWVEQFAELSDEARASAELQEWLDVQSHFHDYSYRNTLLIKHQCPHATKVAGYNTWVKEFDRYVQEGESAIWIWAPIITSKCPACGNSASYHDSSDCEYDETPADEWDDGLVGFRPVPVFDVSQTDGEPLPELDTEARGDGDEEELLDALLNAATSLGVRANIVPTDDWEHGTADGICTDRSAYDCSLLVEVKDVENEAQVASVLAHEYAHALLHFDVDDHGERKKREVEAESVVYVVSQYFGLDASNSALYVAAWDGDPAEAIRERLQRIVKTAKEVIGAVERQNP